The stretch of DNA TGGACAGCTGAGCTCCTGCCCCTTCAGCCCACGTCCTCTGAATGACACCGTTTTCTCTGTAAAGGGAGAAATGCACAAATGGCAGCTGTTAGAGACTCACCAGTGTGTCCAAAGGATGCAAACTGATCCTGTAACAATTAGCTTCATTCTACTCGTCGAGAGGCTTTTAACTTTGTAAAACTAAAAATCTGATAAAGACTGGACATATTGTGAGAGTACCATATTTGCGGTCTTTAGTGGTTGCGATGAAGAACTGTGAGACCTGAGCCGGCCCGTTGTGCTCAATCTCGCAGGGCAGTAGGTGGACTGGCGCTCGCGGTGCCTGGCCCACTGGTGATACGTGAACACGGGTAACACTGGTGTTACAGGACATCCTGCAACCagaagacaggagaggacaaaTCAAGTAGTTTACTTACACAGTGTGTTCAGCCTCAGCAACCCTGTTTATGACTGAGACAGGCTGTCTGGGCTTTTATTTCATCGTTCTGGGTGTTCCCAATATTCAGGTCCTGATATTTTCCTCTCATTGATTTTATCTCTCTCAATTTTATCTAGTTTAACTTTTATCTTATGTATTAGTTTGaacatcacattttcacacGTTAGTCTCTATTTGTTTGCGTTTACATTCTTTATGTGCACAGCTTCGTTCAGGAACTCTGTCTTTAGCTGAAGAGGCAGGCGGCTTGAAAGCCACTGCAGAGGAGGACAGACTTTGATTGTTCTGTGAGCTCTGTGAAATCGAGAAAGACAATTCATTTCTTGTTCTATTGTCCTT from Scophthalmus maximus strain ysfricsl-2021 chromosome 9, ASM2237912v1, whole genome shotgun sequence encodes:
- the rnaseh2c gene encoding ribonuclease H2 subunit C — encoded protein: MSCNTSVTRVHVSPVGQAPRAPVHLLPCEIEHNGPAQVSQFFIATTKDRKYEKTVSFRGRGLKGQELSCPQGYTGLVLKEINKPGSDQEDRTLKVSSVFDKLTYWNLETPPNSDDTIVMAMDWPELAEAIHVPVED